The following proteins come from a genomic window of Gossypium raimondii isolate GPD5lz chromosome 5, ASM2569854v1, whole genome shotgun sequence:
- the LOC105769261 gene encoding uncharacterized protein LOC105769261 isoform X1, whose protein sequence is MYQAFKKPSMDSLQIYADNSDEEDLSHQPSTLSADSSPPRLIPSKSAAPKVDDTMLALTAAEARQAQSRPIDPTQHVVAFNPTYDQLWAPTYGPAHPYAKDGIAQGMRNHKLGFVEDASIDSFVFDEQYNTFHKYGYAADPSGSNYIGDLDALQKNDAISVYNIPQHEQKKRKIEREKDEDEVDPTEIDNPATDVWLMKNKRSPWAGKKEGVQTELTEEQKKYAEEYAKKKEEKGHKGEKGEHVVDKTTFHGKEERDYQGRSWIAPPKDAKATNDHCYIPKRLVHTWSGHTKGVSAIRFFPKYGHLILSAGMDTKVKIWDVFNSGKCMRTYMGHSKAVRDISFCNDGTKFLTAGYDKNIKYWDTETGQVISTFSTGKVPYVVKLNPDEDKQNILLAGMSDKKIVQWDINTGQITQEYDQHLGAVNTITFVDNNRRFVTSSDDKSLRVWEFGIPVVIKYISEPHMHSMPSISLHPNTNWLAAQSLDNQILIYSTRERFQLNKKKRFAGHIVAGYACQVNFSPDGRFVMSGDGEGKCWFWDWKSCKVFRTLKCHEGVCIGCEWHPLEQSKVATCGWDGLIKYW, encoded by the coding sequence ATGTATCAGGCTTTCAAGAAGCCATCCATGGATAGTCTCCAAATATATGCAGATAATAGTGATGAGGAAGACCTAAGTCACCAGCCATCTACTCTGTCTGCAGACTCTTCACCTCCACGGCTCATCCCCTCCAAATCTGCAGCACCAAAGGTTGATGACACAATGCTTGCCCTAACTGCAGCAGAAGCACGCCAAGCCCAATCAAGGCCCATTGATCCAACCCAGCATGTTGTTGCCTTCAATCCAACCTATGACCAACTCTGGGCTCCAACCTATGGCCCAGCTCATCCATATGCAAAGGATGGCATTGCCCAGGGCATGCGCAACCACAAGCTGGGATTTGTTGAGGATGCCTCCATCGactcttttgtttttgatgAGCAATACAACACCTTCCACAAATATGGTTATGCGGCCGACCCTTCAGGAAGCAACTATATTGGTGATTTGGATGCTTTACAGAAGAATGATGCCATTTCAGTCTATAACATCCCACAACATGAGCAAAAGAAGCGAAAAATTGAGAGGGAGAAGGATGAGGATGAGGTTGATCCAACGGAGATCGATAATCCAGCTACTGATGTTTGGTTGATGAAGAATAAAAGGAGTCCTTGGGCAGGTAAAAAAGAGGGGGTGCAAACAGAGTTGACAGAGGAGCAAAAGAAGTATGCAGAGGAGTatgcaaagaagaaagaagagaaaggcCATAAAGGTGAGAAAGGCGAGCACGTGGTGGATAAGACTACCTTTCATGGCAAAGAGGAGAGAGACTACCAAGGAAGGTCTTGGATTGCACCTCCTAAGGATGCAAAAGCAACGAATGATCATTGTTATATACCAAAGAGATTAGTACACACTTGGAGTGGGCACACAAAAGGTGTTTCAGCTATTCGGTTCTTCCCCAAATATGGGCACTTAATTCTCTCTGCAGGGATGGATACTAAAGTGAAGATATGGGATGTGTTTAATTCAGGAAAGTGTATGAGGACATACATGGGCCATTCTAAGGCAGTAAGagatatttcattttgtaacgATGGCACTAAATTTTTGACTGCTGGATATGACAAGAACATCAAGTACTGGGATACTGAAACCGGGCAGGTTATTTCTACTTTCTCAACTGGGAAGGTTCCGTATGTAGTTAAGCTTAACCCTGATGAAGATAAGCAGAATATTCTTTTAGCGGGTATGAGTGATAAGAAGATTGTTCAGTGGGATATTAATACCGGACAAATTACACAAGAGTATGATCAGCATTTGGGGGCAGTGAATACCATTACATTTGTGGATAACAACCGGAGATTCGTTACATCAAGTGATGACAAATCACTTCGAGTGTGGGAATTCGGAATTCCTGTTGTTATCAAGTATATAAGTGAGCCTCACATGCATTCTATGCCATCTATTTCGCTTCACCCCAACACAAATTGGCTTGCAGCTCAAAGTTTGGATAACCAAATTCTTATTTACAGTACCAGAGAAAGATTTCAgcttaataagaaaaaaaggttTGCTGGGCACATTGTGGCCGGCTATGCTTGCCAAGTCAACTTTTCACCAGATGGACGCTTTGTTATGTCTGGAGATGGAGAGGGTAAGTGCTGGTTCTGGGACTGGAAGAGCTGCAAAGTTTTTAGGACTCTCAAGTGCCACGAGGGAGTTTGCATTGGGTGTGAGTGGCATCCTTTGGAGCAAAGTAAAGTTGCTACTTGTGGCTGGGATGGCTTGATTAAGTACTGGTGA
- the LOC105769261 gene encoding uncharacterized protein LOC105769261 isoform X2 gives MDSLQIYADNSDEEDLSHQPSTLSADSSPPRLIPSKSAAPKVDDTMLALTAAEARQAQSRPIDPTQHVVAFNPTYDQLWAPTYGPAHPYAKDGIAQGMRNHKLGFVEDASIDSFVFDEQYNTFHKYGYAADPSGSNYIGDLDALQKNDAISVYNIPQHEQKKRKIEREKDEDEVDPTEIDNPATDVWLMKNKRSPWAGKKEGVQTELTEEQKKYAEEYAKKKEEKGHKGEKGEHVVDKTTFHGKEERDYQGRSWIAPPKDAKATNDHCYIPKRLVHTWSGHTKGVSAIRFFPKYGHLILSAGMDTKVKIWDVFNSGKCMRTYMGHSKAVRDISFCNDGTKFLTAGYDKNIKYWDTETGQVISTFSTGKVPYVVKLNPDEDKQNILLAGMSDKKIVQWDINTGQITQEYDQHLGAVNTITFVDNNRRFVTSSDDKSLRVWEFGIPVVIKYISEPHMHSMPSISLHPNTNWLAAQSLDNQILIYSTRERFQLNKKKRFAGHIVAGYACQVNFSPDGRFVMSGDGEGKCWFWDWKSCKVFRTLKCHEGVCIGCEWHPLEQSKVATCGWDGLIKYWD, from the exons ATGGATAGTCTCCAAATATATGCAGATAATAGTGATGAGGAAGACCTAAGTCACCAGCCATCTACTCTGTCTGCAGACTCTTCACCTCCACGGCTCATCCCCTCCAAATCTGCAGCACCAAAGGTTGATGACACAATGCTTGCCCTAACTGCAGCAGAAGCACGCCAAGCCCAATCAAGGCCCATTGATCCAACCCAGCATGTTGTTGCCTTCAATCCAACCTATGACCAACTCTGGGCTCCAACCTATGGCCCAGCTCATCCATATGCAAAGGATGGCATTGCCCAGGGCATGCGCAACCACAAGCTGGGATTTGTTGAGGATGCCTCCATCGactcttttgtttttgatgAGCAATACAACACCTTCCACAAATATGGTTATGCGGCCGACCCTTCAGGAAGCAACTATATTGGTGATTTGGATGCTTTACAGAAGAATGATGCCATTTCAGTCTATAACATCCCACAACATGAGCAAAAGAAGCGAAAAATTGAGAGGGAGAAGGATGAGGATGAGGTTGATCCAACGGAGATCGATAATCCAGCTACTGATGTTTGGTTGATGAAGAATAAAAGGAGTCCTTGGGCAGGTAAAAAAGAGGGGGTGCAAACAGAGTTGACAGAGGAGCAAAAGAAGTATGCAGAGGAGTatgcaaagaagaaagaagagaaaggcCATAAAGGTGAGAAAGGCGAGCACGTGGTGGATAAGACTACCTTTCATGGCAAAGAGGAGAGAGACTACCAAGGAAGGTCTTGGATTGCACCTCCTAAGGATGCAAAAGCAACGAATGATCATTGTTATATACCAAAGAGATTAGTACACACTTGGAGTGGGCACACAAAAGGTGTTTCAGCTATTCGGTTCTTCCCCAAATATGGGCACTTAATTCTCTCTGCAGGGATGGATACTAAAGTGAAGATATGGGATGTGTTTAATTCAGGAAAGTGTATGAGGACATACATGGGCCATTCTAAGGCAGTAAGagatatttcattttgtaacgATGGCACTAAATTTTTGACTGCTGGATATGACAAGAACATCAAGTACTGGGATACTGAAACCGGGCAGGTTATTTCTACTTTCTCAACTGGGAAGGTTCCGTATGTAGTTAAGCTTAACCCTGATGAAGATAAGCAGAATATTCTTTTAGCGGGTATGAGTGATAAGAAGATTGTTCAGTGGGATATTAATACCGGACAAATTACACAAGAGTATGATCAGCATTTGGGGGCAGTGAATACCATTACATTTGTGGATAACAACCGGAGATTCGTTACATCAAGTGATGACAAATCACTTCGAGTGTGGGAATTCGGAATTCCTGTTGTTATCAAGTATATAAGTGAGCCTCACATGCATTCTATGCCATCTATTTCGCTTCACCCCAACACAAATTGGCTTGCAGCTCAAAGTTTGGATAACCAAATTCTTATTTACAGTACCAGAGAAAGATTTCAgcttaataagaaaaaaaggttTGCTGGGCACATTGTGGCCGGCTATGCTTGCCAAGTCAACTTTTCACCAGATGGACGCTTTGTTATGTCTGGAGATGGAGAGGGTAAGTGCTGGTTCTGGGACTGGAAGAGCTGCAAAGTTTTTAGGACTCTCAAGTGCCACGAGGGAGTTTGCATTGGGTGTGAGTGGCATCCTTTGGAGCAAAGTAAAGTTGCTACTTGTGGCTGGGATGGCTTGATTAAGTACTG GGACTAA
- the LOC105771321 gene encoding transcription factor bHLH35 gives MLWMENMENVSEEYNQNIWEPNYVFENEEYSSWAMDELYDNDCSSSPDGAPASASLSNSNNILSERNRRKKLNQRLFALRALVPNITKMDKASIIKDAIDYIQQLQEQEATLQADIMELENNNNNNPKNHDLPMLLTSKNTSVFDSPIQLLQLNVTPMGDNTLLVSITCTKRADTMLKLCQLFESLNLKIITANLTVVSANLFNTLFIRADEKEKEELKMQIQTAIAAFNGPQTPITI, from the exons ATGCTCTGGATGGAGAATATGGAGAATGTTAGTGAGGAGTACAACCAAAATATCTGGGAGCCAAACTATGTGTTTGAAAACGAAGAATATAG CAGTTGGGCAATGGATGAACTGTATGATAATGATTGTTCAAGTTCTCCGGATGGAGCACCCGCTTCTGCCTCTCTCTCCAACTCTAACAACATCCTTTCCGAGCGAAACCGAAGAAAGAAGCTTAACCAACGCCTCTTTGCTCTCAGAGCTCTTGTTCCTAATATTACCAAG ATGGACAAGGCTTCCATCATCAAAGATGCCATTGACTACATCCAGCAACTCCAAGAACAGGAGGCAACACTCCAGGCCGATATTATGGAGTTGGagaataacaacaataataatccAAAGAACCACGACCTACCAATGCTTCTAACATCCAAGAACACCAGCGTTTTCGATTCCCCTATCCAACTTCTTCAA CTCAACGTGACGCCCATGGGAGACAACACACTACTGGTCAGCATTACATGCACGAAAAGGGCAGACACCATGCTTAAACTCTGTCAACTTTTCGAATCATTGAACCTCAAGATTATTACAGCCAACCTCACTGTTGTCTCTGCCAATCTCTTTAACACGCTGTTTATTCGG GCTGATGAAAAGGAGAAAGAAGAGTTAAAAATGCAGATCCAAACTGCCATTGCAGCTTTTAATGGTCCACAAACTCCTATCACCATCTAA